Below is a genomic region from Pirellulales bacterium.
CGTTATGTCCGTCGATCCCGCCGAGATCGAAGCCTTCATCGCGGAAAAGATTGCTCTCGGCCAGTTTCAATCGCGAGAGGAGTTTTTCGTGGCCGCGGCGCGACTCTATTGCGAGATGGAGTGCCGCGAGACGCAACTACAGGCGGATATCGCCGTGGCGCTCGACGAGCCCGCGCGCGGTCTGAGTGCCCCTTTGGATGTCGATTCGATCAAGTCAGAACTTGCTGCCGAGCTCGAGGCCGACGGGCGAGATAGATAAATGGGCCAGGTGCGCCGCACGCCTCAGGCCAGGGCGGACCTCAAGGCGATTGCTCGGCACATCGCGCCCGAGTCATTATCTCGATGCGGCCTTGCGATTCCTGGATGCGTTTGAGCGGAAGTTCGCTCACGATGCGCGCGAGCCGCAACTTGACGAGGCACGCCCGAGCCTGGGAAGGGATATGCGGCAGTTCGTTCTGGGAAATTACGTCGCCTATGATCGGCCGGAAAAAGGCGGCGTCGAGCCTTTGCGCATCCTGCACGGAAGTCGGGATATCCATGCCGCGTGGCGAGAGCGATCGGACTCTTGATGTGTCAACCAGCGCTCATGTTACCTCTCGCCGATCGAAGATGCGTGACTATCTTGCGCTAACGCTCGTCGCCCTTCTGGCCACGACGTTGATGTTTTGGCAGCTCGGGCGTCGCTATTTGTGGCAGGACGAAGCCGCCACGGCCGTCCTGGCCGAGCGGATGTTCGAGTACGGCAAGCCGCTCGGCTACGACGGCCGCAACCTCATCACGATGGACGTGAACCTCAGCAGCGACCGCGCCGCGCTCGAGAAAATTCTCGACCAGCCCGACGCCATGGTGCAATACTTCGGCCAGCGCGGCGACTACAAAGCCGATACCACCTGGATCGGGCAGCCGTGGGGACAGTTCGTACTGGCCGGTTCTTCGTTGGCGGCGCTGGGGCACGGCACCTGGCAGGCACGGCTCCCCTTTGCACTCTGCGGTATGCTGGCCGTCGTGGTGCTATATCTCTTCACTCGCCGCTGTTTCGACGATCCGCTGCTCGCGCTGCTGGCCGCCTTCTTGCTGCTGGCGAACGTCTACTGGGTGCTGCACATGCGGCAGTGCCGCTACTACGCCCCCTCGTCGCTTTTTCTCCTGCTGACGATCGTCGCCTACCTGCGTTGGCAGGATGCACGACGTTTCGGCGCGGCGATCTTCGTCGCCGCCGCCTGGCTCTGGTTCCAGTGCGACTATGGCACGGTCTGGCCCGTGCTGGGCGTGCTCGCCGCCGATGCGCTCGTCGAGCGTCGCCGATCGATCGTGCAAAGCGTGACCGTTTTCGCCGTCGTCGGGCTATCGCTGCTCCCCTGGGTGGTCTATTACGAGTTGCTCTGGCGGATGAAAGAAACGCCCGTCGGTGCCCTGCACCGTGTGATGGGCAGTCTTTTCTACTTCAATCAGTATTTGTTTCCTCTGGTTCTGCTGCCGCTGGCCGCGTGGTGCCTGTGGCGCTCGCGCGGCTCGTTGCGCGCCGACCAGCGCCAGATACTGGTTGTTTCTCTTTTAGTGCTCGTGAGTCTGCTCGTCTGGGTGCCGATCGTCACACCCGCTCCGCACCATCGGTATTTCGTGGTGACGACCCCTCTCGCCTGCCTGCTATTGGCGTACGTCGCCGTCTGGTTGGCGGGTAAGCTATCAGGAGGGACCGAGTTCAATAGGCGACGCACGGCGTTCGCTGCGGCTCTGGCCCTGCTGGTCGCCGCCCCCCCCTGGTTCTCGAATATTCCACTAGCGGTGTATCCCTCCGAACTGTGGCCGGTGAAGAGCGTCGGGACCTGGCTGCGTGCCGAGTATGCCGTCCTTTATCGCGATCTGAGCGGACAGGTCCGCGATCCGAATGCCGAGATCGTGGCCTTGCTCGCGCCGCGGCTCGGGCCCGAAGACGAAGTCCTCATCAACTACGAGGACATCCCCTTGATGTTTTACTTGCCCAACCGCGTTCGCGGAGGGGTGTTGGCCTTTCGTGTCGAAGACCGCAACAGTCCGCCTCCGCGTTTCGCCGTGCTGAACAACTCGGTGGTGCTCCACTATTCCGGCGAGCTGCAGCGGCAGACCTATCGCCAGATGCTCGAGCGGCATCGGTGGAACGTCGTGCCGCGCGAGATTCCCGCGCTCCCCTCGAGCAATTGTCCCGACCCCGGCTTGCATCCGGCCCAATGGGTAGCGGACGAATCCTTGACGATCCTCGAACTGGCGCCCGAGGATCGAGCAAAGCCACGACAGTCGGGGAACTCGAGTTGAGCCAGCACGCCCACGACAACTCGATCTCGTGGCAGCCGCGCGATTACGCTGCACTGGCGCTCGTCGTGGTGTTGGCCACTGGTATGCTCTTCTGGCGACTCGGCGAGCGGGCCATGTGGCAGGACGAAGCGGCGACGGCCCTCCTGGCCGAGCGGATGCTCGAACAGGGCCGACCGCTGGCCTACGACGGCCGCAACCTCATCACGATGGATGTGCCGAGTGCCGGTGATACCGAGCCTGGCGTCTTCGCGCGGCGCACGGGCGAGCCCAACGCGGCCGTCGCACATTACGCGGCGCGTGGCGACTACAAGCCCGACACCACCTGGATCGGTCAGCCCTGGGGGCAATTCGTCTTGGCTGGCGCCTCGCTGGGGTTGCTCGGGCACGGCACCTGGCAGGCGCGGCTCCCCTTTGCCCTGTGTGGATGGGCCACGGTGGTCGCGCTCTGGTTCTTCGTGCGGCGCCGTTTCGACGATCGCCTGATGGCCACGCTGGCGGCGTGCCTCTTGTTGGCCAACGTCTATTGGGTGCTGCACATGCGGCAGTGCCGCTATTACGCGCCGGCCTGTTTGTTCTTTTTTCTGACCTACGCCGCCTACCTCCGCTGGCAGGAACACAGGCGGCATGGCGCCCTGTGGTTTGTCGGCACCGCCTGGCTCTGGTTTCAATTCGATTACGGCACGTTCTGGCCGATCGTCGCCATCCTGGGTCTCGACGCCCTGGTACGCAGGCGACATAGCATCCTCAAGACGCTAGCGACGTTCGCCGCCTTGGCCGTCAGCATCGCCCCCTGGGTCTACTACTACGAGATCCTCTCTCGCGTAAAACCGACGGTCATCTCGCTCGAAGCGCGCGAGCTGGGGCTGTTCTTCTACTTCAATCAATTCCTCCTGCCCGTCGTGCTCTTGCCGGTGATCGTGTGGGTAGTCTGGCGCGCGCGGCGCGAGCAGTCCATCGAGCGGCGCCAGGCACTCGGCGTCGCCCTGGCGATCGTGGCTAGCCTGTTGCTTTGGGCGCCGCTGATCGTGCCGGCGCCGCATCTGCGTTACCTGATTGGCGCGGCTCCGCTGGCGTGCCTCTTGATGGCGTTCACGTTCGTGGAGTTGGCCTCGCTCGTCACGCGTCGTGCGACGCAGCCAGTCTGGCGCGCCGTGGTCGCAGCGGCTCTCGCGGGCTTCGTCATGTTCGTCCCCTGGCTCTCGAATGCGGCCCTGGTCTTTTACCCCAGCGATTATTGGGTCGTCTCGCGCGTCGGCACCTGGCTGCGTGCCGAATGGATTACCTTCTTCCAGGATATCGGAGGAATCGAGCGCGATCAGAATGGCGAGGTCGTCGAGTTGCTTCAGTCTCGGCTGCGTCCCGGAGACGAGATCCTGACCAACTACGAAGATATTCCCTTGATGTTCTATCTCGATCGCCCGATCCGCGGTGGCCTCGCGGGCTTTCGCATCAACGACACCGCGACTCCCCCGCCGCGATTCGTGGTCATCGTCGAGAGTGCCGAGTTCCTCTATTCGGCGACGATGAGCAATGCCTTTCGCGCGGCGATCGCACGTCACACCTGGCGCGAGGTGCGCAACGATATTCCGGCGTTTCGCACGAGCAATTGCCCCGACCCCTTCATGCACCCGGGACAGTGGGGGCCCGAAGGGCGCATCGTCGTGCTCGAATTGGATCCGAGCCAGGGAAGCTGACGCTTCGAGCCGGGGCGGATTTAGGCCCAAAACCGGCCTCGGCACCGTAGAGTTGGACCGCTGGCCCGCGTATGCTGGAGCGGTCCAACCGGTCCCTTTTTGGTCGCTCCCGCGACCAGCCCCCCGGGGACCGCACGCTGCCAACCTGCGCCTCTATGCCCCGACTCTTTCTTCCTCCGTTGTAGGTGATGTGCCGATGCTGTCTGCGACTTTGTGTCTGCTGTTGTTGGGTGGAACTTCGGACGAAACGTTCATGACTTGGGAACCGGCCGCGGTCACCGTCGACCAGCTTCCGGCCACGATCGGAACGAAGCTCTCCGCACAGGAATTGAGCTCGATCGCCAGTGGGCAGCCGGTGTTGCCTTACCACGAAGCCCGTGCTGGCGTGCGCACCGAAGATGGAACCTTGCTCGTCGCCACCGAGGGGGGCTTGTGCGTGCTCCGGCCCGGCGCCGAGCGCTGGTGTCTCGTCCACTCGCGGCGCTGGCTCCCTTCCGACGACGTGCAGGACGTGGCCGTCGATCGCGAAGCCGGCGTGTGGGTAAAAACGGCGGCCGGCCTCGGCCACCTCGCGCGTCGCTCGACGACCCTCGACGAGAAGATGGCCGAAATCAACGCGGCCATCCAGCAGCACCATCTCCGCGACGGGCAGGTGGGCGATATCTCGGTCAAGGAGCCGGGCAACCTCGACGCCGGCTACTTTCAACACTCGAGCGATAACGATGGCCTCTGGACCAGCATCTACGTGGCGGCCGAGGCCTTTCGGTACGGCGCCACCGGCGATGAAACGGCGCGCGACAACGCCTGGAAGTCGCTCCAGGCGATGATGTTCATGGAGGATCTGACCGGTATTCCAGGCTTCGTCGCGCGCAGCTTCGTCCCCATCTCCGACGATCCGAAACGCTATGGCGGCGAGTGGTACAAATCGGCCGACGGCAAATGGTGGTGGAAGGGAGACACCTCGAGCGACGAGCTCGACGGCCATTACTTCGCCTATGCGGTCTACTACGACTGTGCCGCCACCGAGGAGCAAAAGAAGATCATTCGCGGCTACGTGCAACGGATCACCGACCATCTGCTCGATCACGGCTATTACTACGTCGGGCCGCCGGGCAAGCCGACCACGTGGGGCGTCTTCGCGCCCGAGAAGTTGAACCACGACCTGAAGTGGATTGCCGATCGGGGATTGAACTCGCTCGAGATCCTCTCGCACCTCAAGGTGGCCGAGCACATCGTCGGGGGAGAGCGTTATACGAAGGCGCTCGAGGAACTCGACCAGCAGCACGCTTATCCCATCAATACCGTGCTGCAGAAGATGACCTGGCCCCCCGAGGAAGTGAATCATAGCGACGACGAGTTGGCCTTTCTCGCGTATTACCCGCTCGTGCTGTACGAGCACGATCCGGAGCTGCGCAAGTTGTACATGGCCAGCTTGCATCGCTCGTTCGAAATCGAGCGGCCCGAGCACAGCCCGCTCTTCAACTACATCTATGCCGCGGGGCGTCAGACGGATTCCTGGAAGGATCCCGGCAAACGTCCTCCCGAGGCGTTCGTCGACCCGGCCAGCTACGATCACGACCTGTGCGTCGAATGGTTCCGCGAAGTGCCGCGCGACACGTTCGACTGGAAGGTGCGCAACAGCAAACGCCGCGACTTGGGCGTGCTCAGCGTGAATCGCTTCGACCGCGCAAGGATGCAGTTCGTGTTGCCGATTGCCGAGCGGCGCGTCATGCGTTGGAATGGCGATCCCTACGAGCTCGATGCCGGTGGCGACGGTCGCTCGCGAGATGACGGCGCCTTCATCGTGTTGCCTTACTGGATGGGACGCTACCACCGCTTCCTCGACTAACCACGTTTCGACGATTGCTCAGGCGGAGACGATTTGTGATGCGAAAGTCAATGTCCCTGGGACCATCGCCCAGCCGCAGTGATGCCTTGCGCGCCAAGAGCATGGCAAGCCTCTCCCGGTTGGTCTCGATGCTTGTAGCGTGCGTGCTTGCCGCGCAGGTGCCTTCTGTCTGGGGGCAGGCTCCGGAGTCGAAAGTCGCGGCAGACGCTCCTCCGCCGCCGGTCACCTACCATGGGCTGATTCCGGGCAAGTCCACCGCGGCCGACGTGCGCGCCGCGCTCGGTTCGCCCGTGTGGGAAGCCCCCTGGTATGCGTACAAGCTGCTCTATCCCGCGCAGGGGCGATCGGGCATGTACGACTCCGTCCATCTCACCGGCAAAGATGGGCACTTTGCCTGCGTCGAAGCGGCCAGCGTGCCCGCAGGGCTCGCCACGCGCGCCGAGATCGAGACCCGCCTCGGCGCGCCCGAGTATGAGCTGCGGATGGCCACCTTCAAGCTGCTCGATTATTCGCAGCAGGGGGTGCGCTTCATCGTCGACAAGAAAGACCAGACGATCGGCGTGGCCTATTTCCCCCACTTGCGGCCTCGAGTGCATGACGGGGCACGCCAACTCGTCGACCTGAGCCTGCTGCGGCAGGGACCGCAGCCCCGGCCGGCCGAACCCGCCTCGACCGAAGGCCTCCGGGCCGGCGCCGCCGAAATCAAAATCACCCCCCTCCAGGCCGAATGGCTCGATCCCCGCTATCGCGAGAAGTATCAGCCGCACGACGACCTCTACGCGCGGGCCGTCCTCTTCGAGCGGGGAGACGAACGCGTGGCGCTCGTCGGCGCGGACCTCTTCGGTCTCGGCCTGACCACGGTCGAGCCGATCATCGAGCGCGTCAAGGAGGCGGGCATCGCGCACCTGGTGCTGGCTGCGTCGCACAACCACGCCGCGCCAGACACGATGGGTGTCTACGGACACTACCCGGCCGAATATAACCAGTACATCCAAGATCAGGTGGTCAAATGCGTTCAGGCGGCGTACGCCAACCTGCGCCCCGTCAAGGAGCTGCGCACCGCCTCGCGCGAGCTGCCCATGGATGGCGCCCGAGTGGCCGGGCTCATTCGCAACGCGCGCAACGTCGGGCTCGTCGATCCCACGATCTCGATCCTGCAGCCGATCGGCGAAGATGACCAGCCGATCGCCACGCTGGTGAATTTCGCCTGCCACGTCGAAGGCATCGAAGCCGGCGTGCTCGAGCTAACGGCCGATTTTCCCGGCTACATGTGCGAGCAGATCAAGGCCGACGGTGGCGGTATTCCGGTCTTCTTGAACGGCGCGGTCGGCGGCATGGTCAGCGGCGACAATCGCGCCCGCACGCACGACGAGGCCAAGGCCACGGGGCTGGCCTTCGCCGCCCTCGTCAAGGATCTCGAAAAAACGGCGCAGCCGCCGGCCACGTTCGATTTCGCCGTGGAGACGAAACGAGTCGAGATCCCCATGACGAATGCCAACTTCAAGCCGCTCTACGAGCAGATGCGCCCCTTGAACCGTGGCCGCGTCGTGACGCAGATGACTCTCGTGCGATTGGGCGAGTGTGAGATGGTCACGCTGCCGGGCGAGGTCCTGCCCGAGGTGGCGGTCG
It encodes:
- a CDS encoding type II toxin-antitoxin system RelE/ParE family toxin; translation: MRFLDAFERKFAHDAREPQLDEARPSLGRDMRQFVLGNYVAYDRPEKGGVEPLRILHGSRDIHAAWRERSDS
- a CDS encoding glycosyltransferase family 39 protein, which translates into the protein MRDYLALTLVALLATTLMFWQLGRRYLWQDEAATAVLAERMFEYGKPLGYDGRNLITMDVNLSSDRAALEKILDQPDAMVQYFGQRGDYKADTTWIGQPWGQFVLAGSSLAALGHGTWQARLPFALCGMLAVVVLYLFTRRCFDDPLLALLAAFLLLANVYWVLHMRQCRYYAPSSLFLLLTIVAYLRWQDARRFGAAIFVAAAWLWFQCDYGTVWPVLGVLAADALVERRRSIVQSVTVFAVVGLSLLPWVVYYELLWRMKETPVGALHRVMGSLFYFNQYLFPLVLLPLAAWCLWRSRGSLRADQRQILVVSLLVLVSLLVWVPIVTPAPHHRYFVVTTPLACLLLAYVAVWLAGKLSGGTEFNRRRTAFAAALALLVAAPPWFSNIPLAVYPSELWPVKSVGTWLRAEYAVLYRDLSGQVRDPNAEIVALLAPRLGPEDEVLINYEDIPLMFYLPNRVRGGVLAFRVEDRNSPPPRFAVLNNSVVLHYSGELQRQTYRQMLERHRWNVVPREIPALPSSNCPDPGLHPAQWVADESLTILELAPEDRAKPRQSGNSS
- a CDS encoding glycosyltransferase family 39 protein, encoding MSQHAHDNSISWQPRDYAALALVVVLATGMLFWRLGERAMWQDEAATALLAERMLEQGRPLAYDGRNLITMDVPSAGDTEPGVFARRTGEPNAAVAHYAARGDYKPDTTWIGQPWGQFVLAGASLGLLGHGTWQARLPFALCGWATVVALWFFVRRRFDDRLMATLAACLLLANVYWVLHMRQCRYYAPACLFFFLTYAAYLRWQEHRRHGALWFVGTAWLWFQFDYGTFWPIVAILGLDALVRRRHSILKTLATFAALAVSIAPWVYYYEILSRVKPTVISLEARELGLFFYFNQFLLPVVLLPVIVWVVWRARREQSIERRQALGVALAIVASLLLWAPLIVPAPHLRYLIGAAPLACLLMAFTFVELASLVTRRATQPVWRAVVAAALAGFVMFVPWLSNAALVFYPSDYWVVSRVGTWLRAEWITFFQDIGGIERDQNGEVVELLQSRLRPGDEILTNYEDIPLMFYLDRPIRGGLAGFRINDTATPPPRFVVIVESAEFLYSATMSNAFRAAIARHTWREVRNDIPAFRTSNCPDPFMHPGQWGPEGRIVVLELDPSQGS